In Brienomyrus brachyistius isolate T26 chromosome 3, BBRACH_0.4, whole genome shotgun sequence, the following proteins share a genomic window:
- the LOC125739386 gene encoding fibroblast growth factor 6-like, with translation MAIAQRLLISMSCEAGTHWTLTAIVLLGFLLGIVSAYPISSRTNATLLEKRWETLFSRSILGISGEKSDLNWESDYLLGIKRVRRLYCNVGIGFHLQILPDGRINGVHNENQYSLIEISTVERGVVSLHGVRSDLYVAMSSRGRLYGTTAFRDECKFKETLLPNNYNAYESSVYQGFYIALSKHGRVKRGNRATTAMTVTHFLPRI, from the exons ATGGCCATTGCGCAAAGACTCCTCATCAGTATGTCCTGCGAGGCCGGCACGCACTGGACGTTGACTGCGATTGTTCTCCTGGGCTTCCTGCTGGGGATTGTGTCAGCATATCCGATTTCGAGCAGGACTAATGCAACTTTACTGGAGAAAAGATGGGAGACCCTGTTCTCCCGCTCCATTCTGGGGATCTCGGGGGAGAAATCGGACCTGAATTGGGAGAGTGACTATTTGCTGGGCATCAAGAGAGTGCGGAGGCTGTACTGCAACGTGGGCATCGGGTTCCACCTTCAGATCCTTCCAGACGGCAGGATAAACGGTGTACATAATGAGAATCAGTACA GTCTAATAGAGATCTCCACGGTAGAGCGAGGAGTGGTTAGCTTGCATGGAGTCAGGAGTGACCTGTATGTCGCAATGAGTAGCAGAGGAAGGTTATACGGCACG ACGGCCTTCCGGGACGAATGCAAGTTCAAGGAGACCCTGCTGCCAAACAACTACAACGCCTACGAGTCTTCGGTCTACCAAGGATTCTACATCGCGCTCAGCAAGCATGGCCGGGTCAAGAGAGGGAACAGGGCCACAACGGCCATGACGgtcacacacttcctccctcGAATATGA
- the tigarb gene encoding fructose-2,6-bisphosphatase TIGAR B isoform X2: MEKPNTIRTSFSKRSLLRGLAGQGVDAPLSDAGRQQAVAAGRYLRQLKFTNVFVSDLQRARQTADIILRHNLHSSDVEIVSDPLLKERSFGIAEGRPVEDLKNMARAAGLSCPEFTPPEGETPEQVKLRIKAFMETLVCRMAAEHCSNGQLGPELQGPPTGLPDDGIRALAPHALVVSHGAYMRVAVRYLVEDLHCGVPCNAKLSHMFSACPNTGMCRFVVTLPASKPHLPSAAIRCIFVNRKDHLKAAKEEV; the protein is encoded by the exons A TGGAGAAACCCAATACAATAAGGACAAGCTTCTCCAAG CGCAGTCTCCTCCGTGGACTCGCAGGGCAGGGCGTAGATGCACCCCTGTCCGACGCGGGCAGGCAGCAGGCTGTGGCTGCGGGGCGCTACCTCAGGCAGCTGAAGTTCACCAATGTGTTTGTCAGCGATCTGCAGCGGGCCAGGCAG ACCGCCGACATCATCCTCAGACACAACTTGCATAGCTCCGATGTTGAAATCGTCTCTGACCCTTTGCTCAAGGAGCGG AGTTTTGGGATTGCAGAGGGACGTCCAGTGGAGGACCTGAAGAACATGGCCAGGGCAGCTGGTCTATCCTGCCCAGAATTTACCCCGCCTGAGGGAGAGACTCCAGAGCAG GTCAAGCTACGCATCAAAGCTTTCATGGAGACCTTGGTCTGCCGCATGGCCGCAGAGCACTGCAGCAACGGGCAGCTGGGTCCCGAGCTGCAAGGGCCCCCCACCGGCCTTCCTGATGACGGCATccgggctctggccccccacgCCTTGGTGGTCAGCCATGGCGCCTACATGCGCGTGGCAGTGCGCTACCTGGTGGAGGACCTGCACTGCGGCGTGCCATGCAACGCCAAGCTCTCCCACATGTTCTCTGCCTGCCCCAATACGGGCATGTGCCGCTTCGTTGTCACGCTGCCCGCCAGCAAGCCACACCTGCCGTCCGCCGCCATCCGCTGCATCTTTGTCAACAGGAAGGACCATCTGAAGGCCGCCAAGGAGGAAGTGTAG
- the tigarb gene encoding fructose-2,6-bisphosphatase TIGAR B isoform X1: MLTFGLTIIRHGETQYNKDKLLQGQGVDAPLSDAGRQQAVAAGRYLRQLKFTNVFVSDLQRARQTADIILRHNLHSSDVEIVSDPLLKERSFGIAEGRPVEDLKNMARAAGLSCPEFTPPEGETPEQVKLRIKAFMETLVCRMAAEHCSNGQLGPELQGPPTGLPDDGIRALAPHALVVSHGAYMRVAVRYLVEDLHCGVPCNAKLSHMFSACPNTGMCRFVVTLPASKPHLPSAAIRCIFVNRKDHLKAAKEEV; this comes from the exons ATGCTCACCTTCGGCTTGACCATAATCCGGCA TGGAGAAACCCAATACAATAAGGACAAGCTTCTCCAAG GGCAGGGCGTAGATGCACCCCTGTCCGACGCGGGCAGGCAGCAGGCTGTGGCTGCGGGGCGCTACCTCAGGCAGCTGAAGTTCACCAATGTGTTTGTCAGCGATCTGCAGCGGGCCAGGCAG ACCGCCGACATCATCCTCAGACACAACTTGCATAGCTCCGATGTTGAAATCGTCTCTGACCCTTTGCTCAAGGAGCGG AGTTTTGGGATTGCAGAGGGACGTCCAGTGGAGGACCTGAAGAACATGGCCAGGGCAGCTGGTCTATCCTGCCCAGAATTTACCCCGCCTGAGGGAGAGACTCCAGAGCAG GTCAAGCTACGCATCAAAGCTTTCATGGAGACCTTGGTCTGCCGCATGGCCGCAGAGCACTGCAGCAACGGGCAGCTGGGTCCCGAGCTGCAAGGGCCCCCCACCGGCCTTCCTGATGACGGCATccgggctctggccccccacgCCTTGGTGGTCAGCCATGGCGCCTACATGCGCGTGGCAGTGCGCTACCTGGTGGAGGACCTGCACTGCGGCGTGCCATGCAACGCCAAGCTCTCCCACATGTTCTCTGCCTGCCCCAATACGGGCATGTGCCGCTTCGTTGTCACGCTGCCCGCCAGCAAGCCACACCTGCCGTCCGCCGCCATCCGCTGCATCTTTGTCAACAGGAAGGACCATCTGAAGGCCGCCAAGGAGGAAGTGTAG
- the LOC125739568 gene encoding solute carrier family 45 member 3: protein MPGWRAQGRLVLLNSLTCGLEICVAAGITYVPPLLLEAGVEEQYMTMVLGIGPVLGLLFIPLIGSASDRCVSSYGRRRPFIWLLSLGVLLSLLIIPHADVLATRLGRGGRPLQVGLLILGVGLLDFCGQVCFTPLEALLSDLYGEEEACGQAFAMFSFMVSLGGCVGYLLPVLDWSGGLLSTYLGGQEESLFAVLILIFVASVLITMKVSMEEPPCSMTMEPRPLEAVRYTTLPRPCCPMPRCQARLRGPRPLLCLLHACWSVTPALYRSYCHVPQVMRRLCAAQLCSWMAVMSFVLFYTDFVGEGLYEGVPSAAPGTASRQRYDEGIRMGSLGLFLQCATSTVFSLAMSRLVRRFGMRRVYLGSMASFTASALVVCLSKSVALVTAMSALTGFAYATLQTLPYTLTCHYHKEEEVFMPKKQPKCSKRNGSLASHEVGCLTAESANGELSRVLCNANGAAFFVGDATGHSGPLNGPAAAPAPPPAEDHGKRGVGLDFAMLDSTFLLSQVFPTLFMGMIVQLTESVTTYMASSAIFGSIAIYLVGHIVFEQKDLRN from the exons ATGCCTGGATGGAGGGCCCAGGGGCGCCTCGTCCTACTTAACTCGCTCACCTGCGGGCTGGAGATCTGCGTGGCGGCCGGAATCACGTATGTGCCCCCCCTCCTGCTGGAGGCGGGGGTGGAGGAGCAGTACATGACCATGGTCCTCG GTATCGGGCCGGTGCTGGGCCTCCTCTTCATCCCGCTGATCGGCTCAGCCAGCGACCGCTGTGTCAGTAGCTACGGCCGGCGTCGCCCCTTCATCTGGCTGCTCTCGCTGGGCGTGCTGCTGTCTCTCCTTATCATCCCACATGCCGATGTGCTGGCCACCCGCCTGGGCCGTGgagggcgccccctgcaggtgggcCTGCTCATCCTCGGCGTGGGCCTGCTGGATTTCTGTGGCCAGGTGTGCTTCACGCCGCTGGAGGCACTGCTCTCGGACCTGTACGGTGAGGAGGAGGCGTGTGGCCAGGCCTTCGCCATGTTCTCCTTCATGGTCAGCCTGGGGGGCTGCGTGGGATACCTGCTGCCAGTCCTGGACTGGAGTGGAGGGCTGCTATCCACTTACCTGGGGGGCCAGGAAGAAAGCCTCTTTGCTGTGCTCATCCTCATCTTCGTGGCCAGCGTCCTGATCACCATGAAGGTGTCCATGGAGGAGCCACCGTGCAGTATGACCATGGAGCCACGCCCCCTGGAGGCTGTCCGTTACACTACACTCCCACGCCCCTGCTGCCCGATGCCCCGCTGCCAGGCTCGCCTCCGGGGACCTCGCCCACTGCTGTGCCTGCTCCATGCCTGCTGGTCCGTGACCCCCGCTCTGTACCGCAGCTACTGCCACGTGCCGCAGGTTATGCGCCGACTGTGCGCGGCGCAGCTCTGCAGTTGGATGGCCGTCATGTCCTTCGTCCTCTTCTACACGGACTTTGTGGGAGAGGGGCTCTACGAGGGTGTGCCCAGCGCAGCCCCTGGGACGGCGTCCAGGCAGCGCTACGATGAAG GGATCCGTATGGGCAGCCTGGGCCTCTTCCTGCAGTGCGCCACCTCCACCGTCTTCTCGCTGGCCATGAGCCGGCTGGTGCGCCGCTTCGGAATGCGCCGCGTCTACCTGGGCAGCATGGCGAGCTTCACGGCCTCCGCCCTGGTCGTCTGCCTGTCCAAGAGCGTGGCGCTGGTCACCGCCATGTCTGCGCTCACCGGCTTCGCCTACGCCACGCTGCAGACGCTGCCCTACACACTCACCTGCCACTACCACAAGGAAGAGGAG GTTTTCATGCCAAAAAAACAACCGAAATGTAGTAAAAGAAATGGAAGCCTGGCCTCACATGAGGTGGGGTGTTTGACTGCAGAGAGCGCCAATggagagctgagccgcgtgctCTGCAACGCCAATGGGGCCGCATTCTTCGTGGGGGATGCCACTGGACACTCCGGGCCCCTGAACGGCCCTGCGGCGGCCCCGGCTCCCCCCCCAGCGGAGGATCATGGGAAACGCGGAGTGGGTCTGGACTTCGCCATGCTGGACAGCACCTTCCTCCTTTCGCAGGTCTTCCCCACGCTCTTCATGGGCATGATCGTCCAGCTGACGGAGTCCGTCACCACCTACATGGCCTCGTCCGCCATCTTCGGCTCCATCGCCATCTACCTGGTGGGCCACATCGTGTTCGAGCAGAAGGACCTCAGGAACTGA
- the fgf23 gene encoding fibroblast growth factor 23, whose translation MHPSLITLCLAALTSFTLVLSMPNPSPLLGSNWGNPKRYVHLQTSSDINNFYLEISLSGQVRKTTRRTSYSVILLKSEARDRVAIFGVKSNRYLCMDADGNPFTSTVCNRDECLFHHKLLENHRDVYYSCRNGMLLNLEGAKQPFVEGHNLPTSSLFLSERNTVPLERLLRRERRNRQVDLADPLRMHPQPWEGSDSMQYPDLDLDQDQDVELPELGRAVSRETVISSFYDDPLQVHSKHLNSPRNMG comes from the exons ATGCATCCGTCTCTGATCACGCTGTGCCTGGCTGCATTAACAAGCTTCACGCTGGTCCTCTCCATGCCCAATCCTTCTCCGCTGCTTGGGTCCAACTggggaaacccaaaaagatACGTACACCTGCAGACATCCTCGGACATCAACAACTTCTACCTAGAGATCAGTCTGAGCGGCCAAGTTAGGAAAACCACGAGAAGGACTTCTTACA GTGTCATTTTACTGAAGTCAGAAGCGAGAGACCGCGTAGCGATATTCGGCGTGAAGAGCAACCGGTACTTGTGCATGGATGCAGACGGAAATCCTTTCACTTCT ACTGTCTGTAACAGAGACGAAtgcctgttccaccacaagctTCTGGAGAACCACAGGGACGTCTACTACTCTTGTCGGAATGGCATGCTTCTCAACCTGGAGGGGGCCAAGCAGCCATTTGTGGAAGGTCACAACCTGCCCACCTCCTCGCTGTTCCTGTCTGAGAGGAACACGGTGCCTCTGGAGAGGCTCCTGCGCAGGGAGAGGAGGAACCGCCAGGTGGACCTGGCTGACCCACTCCGTATGCACCCCCAGCCCTGGGAGGGCTCTGACTCCATGCAGTACCCAGATCTGGACCTGGACCAGGACCAGGACGTCGAGCTACCTGAGCTGGGCCGAGCGGTTTCCAGGGAGACGGTCATTTCCAGTTTCTACGACGACCCGCTGCAGGTGCATTCCAAGCACCTGAACAGCCCACGGAATATGGGCTGA